A genomic segment from Streptosporangium roseum DSM 43021 encodes:
- a CDS encoding carboxylate-amine ligase, which translates to MRASELTVGVEEEFFLADVATRHAVLRAETVLEGTAPVPGGGRVEPELARAQVESVSAVCRDIGSLREELLRLRRSVAAAAESNGCRLVASGVVPLGDPGPPPVSDRPRYHRIAERFGPLLDQQSACACHVHVGVPDPEEAVQVVNHLRMWLPVLLVLSSNSPFWRGRDTGYASWRTPLFARWPTAGPPPYLSGRAEYEEIVECLRETGAILDGGMLFWYARPSRHVPTVEVRIADVMPTVDDTVLFAALVRALVATVLTDLRRGRAAPAAGDHLLRAACWRAARYGLRGDGVDVSGRVDERLIPASGQIKQLMEYVSPALEASGEDGAVRAGLRALRLRGTGADRQRAAYRRRNRFEDVVDLLADQALT; encoded by the coding sequence ATGCGGGCGTCGGAGCTGACCGTGGGCGTGGAGGAGGAGTTCTTCCTGGCCGACGTCGCCACCCGGCACGCGGTCCTGCGGGCGGAGACGGTGCTGGAGGGCACGGCGCCCGTCCCGGGAGGCGGGCGGGTGGAGCCGGAGCTGGCACGCGCGCAGGTCGAGAGCGTGAGCGCGGTGTGCCGGGACATCGGGTCGCTGCGCGAGGAACTGCTGCGGCTGCGGCGGAGCGTGGCCGCGGCGGCCGAGTCGAACGGCTGCCGCCTGGTGGCGAGCGGCGTGGTGCCGCTGGGCGACCCCGGCCCCCCGCCGGTCTCCGACCGCCCCCGCTACCACCGGATCGCCGAGCGGTTCGGGCCGCTGCTGGACCAGCAGAGCGCGTGTGCCTGCCACGTCCACGTGGGCGTCCCCGACCCCGAGGAGGCGGTGCAGGTGGTCAACCACCTGCGGATGTGGCTGCCTGTTCTGCTGGTGCTCTCGTCGAACTCCCCTTTCTGGCGGGGACGGGACACCGGATACGCCAGCTGGCGCACCCCCCTGTTCGCCCGATGGCCCACGGCGGGGCCGCCGCCGTACCTGTCCGGCCGGGCGGAGTACGAGGAGATCGTCGAATGCCTGCGCGAGACCGGGGCGATCCTGGACGGGGGAATGCTGTTCTGGTACGCACGCCCGTCCCGCCACGTGCCGACGGTGGAGGTGCGCATCGCAGACGTGATGCCGACCGTGGACGACACCGTGCTCTTCGCGGCGCTGGTCAGGGCCCTGGTCGCGACCGTGCTGACCGACCTGCGCAGGGGACGCGCCGCCCCCGCGGCCGGCGACCATCTGCTGCGCGCCGCCTGCTGGCGGGCGGCGCGGTACGGCCTGCGCGGCGACGGCGTCGACGTGAGCGGCCGCGTCGACGAGCGGCTGATCCCGGCGAGCGGGCAGATCAAACAGCTCATGGAGTACGTGTCGCCCGCGCTGGAGGCCTCCGGCGAGGACGGCGCCGTCCGCGCGGGCCTGCGGGCCCTGCGGCTGCGCGGCACGGGCGCCGACCGGCAGCGTGCCGCCTACCGGCGCCGCAACCGCTTCGAGGACGTCGTGGACCTCCTCGCCGACCAGGCCCTCACCTGA
- a CDS encoding hydroxyacid dehydrogenase, with the protein MTVVELAMFPELPGRLFTPADAGRLRAVAAVEMAAPLTGFRSPEARERLGRARILLTGWGSPLLDERALDDAPRLRAVVHAAGSVKGHVSPEVFARGIPVSSAAAANAVPVAEYTVAMILLAGKGAPALAREYRARREDLGLVRRSLDIGNHGRTVGLVGASRTGRRVLELLRPFDLRVLLADPFVDPPTARSLGARLVDLDEIFTASDIVSLHAPATAHTRGMVSRRRLAAMRDGATLINTARGSLVDQDALVAELVGGRLSAVLDVTEPEVTAAESPLWELPNVVLTPHIAGALGNEMTRLGSSAVEEVLRVVAGEPLLHRVDPATLFMTA; encoded by the coding sequence ATGACGGTCGTGGAGCTCGCCATGTTCCCGGAGCTGCCCGGCAGGCTGTTCACGCCCGCCGACGCCGGCAGGCTCCGCGCGGTGGCCGCGGTCGAGATGGCCGCGCCGCTGACCGGCTTCCGCTCGCCCGAGGCGCGGGAGCGCCTGGGGCGGGCACGGATCCTGCTGACCGGGTGGGGCAGCCCGCTGCTCGACGAGCGGGCGCTGGACGACGCCCCCCGGCTCCGGGCCGTCGTGCACGCCGCCGGAAGCGTGAAGGGCCATGTCAGCCCCGAGGTGTTCGCCCGTGGCATCCCGGTGAGCTCGGCCGCGGCGGCCAACGCCGTCCCCGTGGCCGAGTACACCGTGGCGATGATCCTGCTGGCCGGAAAGGGCGCCCCCGCCCTCGCCCGCGAGTACCGCGCCAGACGCGAGGACCTCGGCCTCGTCCGGCGCTCCCTCGACATCGGCAACCACGGCAGGACCGTCGGCCTGGTCGGCGCATCCAGGACGGGCAGGCGCGTTCTCGAACTGCTCCGCCCCTTCGACCTCCGGGTGCTGCTGGCCGACCCGTTCGTCGACCCGCCGACGGCGAGGTCGCTCGGTGCCCGGCTGGTGGACCTCGACGAGATCTTCACCGCGAGCGACATCGTCTCCCTGCACGCGCCCGCGACCGCGCACACGCGCGGCATGGTGAGCCGGCGACGGCTGGCGGCGATGCGGGACGGCGCGACCCTGATCAACACCGCCCGCGGATCCCTGGTCGACCAGGACGCGCTGGTGGCCGAGCTGGTCGGCGGGCGGCTGTCGGCCGTGCTCGACGTGACGGAGCCCGAGGTCACGGCGGCCGAGTCGCCGCTCTGGGAGCTGCCCAACGTCGTCCTCACCCCCCACATCGCCGGGGCGCTCGGCAACGAGATGACCCGGCTGGGGTCCTCGGCGGTGGAGGAGGTGCTGCGGGTCGTCGCCGGTGAGCCGCTGCTTCACCGGGTGGACCCGGCGACGCTGTTCATGACGGCCTGA
- a CDS encoding carboxylate--amine ligase/circularly permuted type 2 ATP-grasp protein, which translates to MAGLAGPIAVGVEEEFHVVDVDTRHLVPRAGVLLDQLPADRFTHELQRSVVEANSRPFIRLEDLGHDLTALRRTVIQAADGLGLGIVAAGSVPLVDLEALKISPDPRYEQMLADYQLLTREQLICGTQVHAEVDNRDLAVAVAHRLAPWLPPLLALSSSSPYWLGSDTGYASYRPLIWQRWPTAGPVAAFESAAEYDQVVGDLVRSGVITDPGMIYFDIRPSAHVPTVELRICDACPRVSDIVLIAGLFRALVARELEAVRRGPDRSVRLEMVRAATWRAARSGLEGDLVDPVEGVPRPAAEVIGRMVDGLRPQLEESGDRELVTSLAQQALGRGSSSARQRRAFVRGGRLADVVDLLVAETRSEEWETAFGGLTPRMRTSLLDGYDAPGDEAIIEGTVREPYQPVLRTLDRLGPDGLRDRQERRDRHQRRNGMTFQVEGEDESRIFPFDLVPRLVPPGEWAEIQRALPQRVRALEAFLHDVYGGRQIIGDGVLPAWVVDESPGYRGSGRRIPAGTVRCAVAGLDLVRDDVGRWAVLEDNLRVPSGIGYAVANRRLMAEVLPELVPGPEFADPQEGLRVLRETLLAAGTGDPRTLAVVSGGPDDSAHYEHRMLAEELGAILAGPADLRVRNGHVEAAGRRIDVLYRRVDENDLLAGPLGQEILEAAERSAVVLANAPGNGVADDKCLYRYVPRLIEYYLGERPLIDNVTTYLCRDDGDREQVLDRLAELVVKPVDGFGGQGVVVGPDASPEELREARDRILASPDRWVAQETVRLSTHPAFDGRRLSPRVVDLRAFVCLGETAVVPPAALTRVAPADSMIVNSSQGGGSKDTWLPRG; encoded by the coding sequence ATGGCGGGTCTCGCGGGACCGATCGCGGTAGGCGTCGAGGAGGAGTTCCACGTCGTCGACGTCGACACCCGGCACCTCGTCCCCCGGGCCGGCGTGCTGCTGGACCAGTTACCGGCGGACCGGTTCACCCACGAGCTGCAGCGTTCGGTGGTGGAGGCCAACAGCAGGCCCTTCATCCGGCTGGAGGACCTCGGGCACGACCTGACCGCGCTGCGGCGCACGGTGATCCAGGCGGCGGACGGCCTGGGCCTGGGGATCGTGGCGGCCGGGAGCGTGCCGCTGGTGGACCTGGAGGCGCTGAAGATCTCCCCGGACCCGCGCTACGAGCAGATGCTCGCCGACTACCAGCTGCTCACCCGCGAGCAGCTGATCTGCGGGACCCAGGTGCACGCCGAGGTCGACAACCGCGACCTGGCCGTCGCCGTCGCCCACCGCCTGGCTCCCTGGCTGCCTCCGCTGCTCGCCCTGAGCTCCAGCTCGCCGTACTGGCTGGGGTCCGACACCGGATACGCCAGCTACCGCCCGCTCATCTGGCAGCGCTGGCCGACCGCCGGGCCCGTCGCCGCGTTCGAGTCGGCCGCGGAGTACGACCAGGTGGTCGGTGACCTCGTGCGGTCAGGCGTGATCACCGATCCCGGCATGATCTACTTCGACATCCGGCCCTCGGCGCACGTCCCCACCGTCGAGCTGCGGATATGCGACGCCTGCCCCCGCGTGAGCGACATCGTGCTGATAGCCGGGCTGTTCCGGGCGCTGGTGGCCCGGGAGCTGGAGGCCGTCCGGCGCGGGCCCGACCGCTCGGTCCGGCTGGAGATGGTACGCGCCGCGACGTGGCGGGCGGCGCGCTCCGGGCTGGAGGGCGACCTCGTCGACCCGGTCGAGGGCGTGCCGAGACCGGCCGCCGAGGTGATCGGGCGGATGGTGGACGGCCTGCGGCCGCAACTGGAGGAGTCCGGCGACCGGGAGCTCGTCACGTCCCTGGCCCAGCAGGCACTGGGGCGGGGAAGCTCCTCGGCCCGCCAGCGCAGGGCGTTCGTCCGCGGCGGCCGGCTGGCCGACGTGGTCGACCTCCTCGTCGCCGAGACGCGCTCCGAGGAGTGGGAGACCGCCTTCGGCGGGCTGACGCCGCGGATGCGTACCAGCCTGCTCGACGGCTACGACGCCCCCGGCGACGAGGCGATCATCGAGGGCACGGTGCGCGAGCCCTACCAGCCGGTCCTGCGGACCCTCGACCGCCTGGGCCCCGACGGCCTGCGCGACAGGCAGGAGCGGCGCGACCGCCACCAGCGCCGCAACGGCATGACCTTCCAGGTGGAGGGCGAGGACGAGAGCCGGATCTTCCCCTTCGACCTGGTCCCGCGGCTGGTCCCGCCCGGCGAGTGGGCCGAGATCCAGCGGGCGTTGCCCCAGCGGGTGCGCGCGCTGGAGGCGTTCCTGCACGACGTGTACGGCGGGCGCCAGATCATCGGGGACGGCGTGCTCCCCGCCTGGGTGGTCGACGAGTCGCCCGGCTACCGGGGATCCGGGCGGCGGATACCGGCCGGCACCGTGCGCTGCGCCGTGGCCGGGCTGGACCTGGTCCGCGACGACGTCGGCCGGTGGGCGGTGCTGGAGGACAACCTCCGGGTGCCCTCCGGCATCGGGTACGCCGTGGCCAACCGGCGCCTGATGGCCGAGGTGCTGCCCGAGCTCGTCCCCGGCCCGGAGTTCGCCGACCCGCAGGAGGGCCTGCGGGTGCTGCGGGAGACCCTGCTGGCGGCGGGCACGGGCGACCCGCGGACCCTGGCCGTGGTCTCCGGGGGGCCGGACGACTCCGCCCACTACGAGCACCGGATGCTCGCCGAGGAGCTGGGGGCGATCCTGGCCGGTCCGGCCGACCTGCGCGTCAGGAACGGGCACGTCGAGGCCGCCGGTCGCCGGATCGACGTGCTCTACCGCCGGGTCGACGAGAACGACCTGCTCGCCGGTCCCCTCGGGCAGGAGATCCTGGAGGCCGCCGAACGCTCCGCGGTCGTCCTGGCCAACGCGCCGGGCAACGGGGTCGCCGACGACAAGTGCCTGTACCGGTACGTGCCCCGCCTCATCGAGTACTACCTGGGCGAGCGGCCGCTCATCGACAACGTCACCACCTATCTGTGCCGGGACGACGGCGACCGGGAGCAGGTGCTGGACCGGCTGGCCGAGCTGGTGGTCAAGCCGGTGGACGGGTTCGGCGGGCAGGGGGTGGTCGTCGGCCCCGACGCCTCCCCCGAGGAGCTCCGCGAGGCCCGGGACAGGATCCTCGCCTCGCCCGACCGGTGGGTCGCCCAGGAGACGGTCCGGCTGTCGACCCATCCGGCCTTCGACGGGCGGCGGCTGAGCCCGCGCGTCGTCGACCTGCGGGCCTTCGTCTGCCTGGGAGAGACGGCGGTGGTGCCTCCCGCGGCGCTGACCCGCGTCGCGCCGGCCGACAGCATGATCGTCAATTCCTCCCAGGGTGGGGGTTCCAAGGACACGTGGCTTCCGAGGGGATGA
- a CDS encoding S9 family peptidase, producing MTEILGARPHPAVGTGPAAWNCWTPALAPDASAVAFVSDRDGSPRVWIRPLGREAESWPVDTGPEPAADVSWSPDGGRLAVLVVPGGGEHTQVWTVRPDGGDLRPLASPAGGSASFVRWTGRGSILLVAEVSAAGRTEAVLIDAHTGGREVVAAGALMHPVAMSRDQGRMLLRRGPRGVRRMYVADLPAGLPGDLADLPPGLPSGLPGALPPSLPSGLPGGLPPGLRGGAVGGPGGERPLLAGLPGSTDQGALSPDGMTAYLLSDAGRDRAALVAVRGDGEAVVLAERPDAELDRFALSADGRRAVLLWNDRGRSELEVLETGTGTLRPLPPPPAEVVSSVRMSLDGGQAVLAAEGPGHPSHVLLCDLATGGYRQVAGAGPLGAPAGAEPVRFQARDGMELTGWLYRVPGVQAPAPFVVYLHGGPESQARPTFTPLFRDLLAAGIGVFAPNVRGSSGFGRAFRDADNHALRFRAIDDVADCASELVRLGAADPARIACMGRSYGGYLTLAALVTHPGLFRAGVDVCGMADFATFYARTEPWIAAAAVSEYGHPTADRDLLRALSPLHSFDRLSAPLLVVHGARDTNVPVHEAEQVLQAARARGVPCDFLLFEDEGHEIRRSANRVTFVRNVVGWLGRHLTDPAPPRRSA from the coding sequence ATGACGGAGATTCTCGGCGCCCGCCCCCACCCCGCGGTGGGGACGGGTCCCGCCGCCTGGAACTGCTGGACGCCCGCCCTGGCGCCCGACGCGAGCGCGGTCGCCTTCGTCAGCGACAGGGACGGCTCGCCGCGCGTCTGGATCAGGCCCCTCGGGCGGGAGGCGGAGTCCTGGCCGGTCGACACCGGCCCGGAGCCCGCCGCCGACGTGAGCTGGTCTCCCGACGGCGGGCGGCTGGCCGTACTCGTCGTGCCGGGCGGCGGGGAGCACACGCAGGTCTGGACGGTCCGGCCCGACGGCGGCGACCTGCGCCCGCTGGCCTCCCCCGCGGGCGGGTCGGCCTCGTTCGTGCGCTGGACCGGGCGGGGCTCGATCCTCCTGGTCGCCGAGGTCTCCGCGGCGGGCCGGACGGAGGCGGTGCTGATCGACGCCCACACCGGCGGCCGGGAGGTCGTGGCGGCGGGGGCGCTGATGCACCCGGTGGCGATGAGCCGCGACCAGGGGCGGATGCTGCTGCGGCGGGGCCCGCGCGGCGTCCGCCGGATGTACGTGGCGGACCTCCCCGCGGGCCTCCCCGGCGACCTCGCCGATCTTCCCCCGGGCCTGCCCTCCGGTCTCCCCGGCGCCCTTCCCCCGAGCCTGCCCTCCGGTCTTCCAGGTGGCCTTCCCCCGGGTCTTCGGGGAGGGGCCGTGGGCGGCCCGGGCGGGGAGCGGCCGCTGCTGGCGGGGCTGCCCGGCTCCACCGACCAGGGCGCCCTCTCCCCCGACGGGATGACCGCCTACCTGCTGTCCGACGCCGGCCGCGACCGGGCCGCGCTGGTCGCGGTGCGCGGGGACGGCGAGGCGGTCGTGCTGGCCGAGCGGCCGGACGCCGAGCTGGACCGGTTCGCGCTGAGCGCCGACGGCCGCCGCGCCGTCCTGCTCTGGAACGACCGCGGCCGCTCCGAGCTGGAGGTGCTGGAGACCGGTACCGGCACGCTGCGCCCGCTCCCCCCTCCCCCGGCCGAGGTGGTGTCCTCGGTCAGGATGTCCCTGGACGGCGGCCAGGCCGTGCTGGCGGCCGAGGGGCCCGGCCACCCCTCCCACGTGCTGCTGTGCGATCTGGCGACCGGCGGCTACCGGCAGGTCGCGGGGGCCGGTCCGCTCGGCGCGCCGGCCGGGGCGGAGCCGGTGCGCTTCCAGGCGCGTGACGGCATGGAGCTGACCGGCTGGCTCTACCGGGTCCCGGGCGTCCAGGCCCCGGCCCCGTTCGTCGTCTACCTGCACGGCGGGCCGGAAAGTCAGGCACGGCCCACCTTCACCCCGCTGTTCCGGGACCTGCTGGCCGCCGGGATCGGGGTGTTCGCACCGAACGTGCGCGGGTCGAGCGGGTTCGGGCGGGCCTTCCGCGACGCCGACAACCACGCGCTCCGCTTCCGCGCGATCGACGACGTCGCCGACTGCGCCTCGGAGCTGGTGCGGCTGGGGGCCGCCGACCCGGCCCGGATCGCCTGCATGGGACGGTCGTACGGCGGCTACCTGACGCTGGCCGCCCTCGTCACCCACCCCGGCCTCTTCCGGGCCGGGGTCGACGTCTGCGGGATGGCCGACTTCGCGACCTTCTACGCGCGGACCGAGCCGTGGATCGCCGCGGCGGCCGTCAGCGAGTACGGCCATCCCACCGCCGACCGTGACCTGCTGCGGGCCCTGTCGCCCCTGCACTCCTTCGACCGGCTGAGCGCGCCGCTGCTGGTCGTGCACGGCGCCCGGGACACCAACGTGCCGGTGCACGAGGCCGAGCAGGTGCTCCAGGCGGCGCGGGCCCGCGGGGTGCCCTGCGACTTCCTGCTGTTCGAGGACGAGGGGCACGAGATCCGGCGGAGCGCCAACCGGGTGACCTTCGTCAGGAACGTCGTCGGGTGGCTCGGACGGCACCTGACCGACCCCGCCCCGCCGCGTCGATCCGCCTGA
- a CDS encoding N-acetylglutaminylglutamine amidotransferase, which translates to MCGLSGEIRFDGRAADVGAVGRMTDAMHDRGPDGSGLWSLGPVALGHRRLKIIDLSDRAAQPMVDSALGLTGVFNGCLYNYRELREELRGEGYRFFSTSDTEVLVKAFHRWGPECVEHFTGMFAFAVFERDTGRLTLGRDRLGIKPMYVSQDASRLRFASSLPALLAGGGVGTDIDRVALHHYMTFHSVVPAERTILTGVRKLPSATVRTVEAGGTVTDHCYWRPPHTRSALPEYAGLTSGEWNEAVLDRLRVAVRRRMVADVPVGVLLSGGLDSSMIVALLAEEGQEGLSTFSIGFHAAGGESGDEFAYSDLVAGHFGTDHHRILVDDTRLLPALERAVGAMSEPMVSHDCVAFHLLSEEVSRHVKVVQSGQGADEVFAGYSWYPPLAGLPREEAAATYAREFFDRPHGALAEVLAPDYLADEDVSGEFVRRHLATPGADTALDAVLRLDTSVMLVDDPVKRVDNMTMAYGLEARTPFLDHELVELAAACPPELKLASGGKGVLKDASRKLLPAEVIDRPKGYFPVPAIRHIHGPFLELVRDALTGQAARSRGLFNRPYVDRLLAAPDEHRTTLGANALWQLGLLELWLQAQGVR; encoded by the coding sequence ATGTGCGGACTGAGTGGTGAGATCCGGTTCGACGGGCGCGCGGCCGACGTCGGCGCCGTGGGCCGGATGACCGACGCGATGCACGACCGGGGCCCCGACGGATCGGGCCTGTGGTCGCTGGGGCCGGTCGCCCTGGGCCACCGGCGCCTGAAGATCATCGATCTGTCCGACCGGGCCGCCCAGCCGATGGTGGACAGCGCCCTCGGACTGACGGGGGTGTTCAACGGCTGCCTGTACAACTACCGGGAGCTGCGCGAGGAACTTCGGGGCGAGGGGTACCGCTTCTTCTCCACCTCCGACACCGAGGTGCTGGTGAAGGCCTTCCACCGCTGGGGGCCGGAGTGCGTCGAGCACTTCACGGGCATGTTCGCCTTCGCGGTCTTCGAGCGGGACACCGGCCGGTTGACGCTCGGCCGGGACCGGCTGGGCATCAAGCCGATGTATGTCTCCCAGGACGCCTCGCGGCTCCGTTTCGCCTCGTCACTGCCCGCGCTGCTCGCGGGAGGAGGGGTGGGCACCGACATCGACCGGGTGGCCCTGCACCACTACATGACCTTCCACTCGGTGGTGCCGGCCGAGCGGACGATCCTCACCGGCGTGCGGAAGCTCCCCTCGGCGACCGTACGCACCGTCGAGGCCGGCGGAACGGTCACCGACCACTGCTACTGGCGGCCGCCCCACACCCGGTCGGCCCTGCCCGAGTACGCCGGGCTGACCTCCGGCGAGTGGAACGAGGCCGTGCTCGACCGGCTGCGCGTGGCCGTACGCAGGCGCATGGTCGCGGACGTGCCGGTGGGCGTGCTGCTCTCCGGCGGCCTGGACTCCAGCATGATCGTCGCGTTGCTGGCCGAGGAGGGACAGGAGGGGCTGTCGACCTTCAGCATCGGCTTCCACGCCGCGGGCGGCGAGTCGGGGGACGAGTTCGCCTACTCCGACCTGGTCGCCGGGCATTTCGGCACCGACCACCACCGCATCCTCGTCGACGACACGCGCCTGCTGCCCGCCCTGGAGCGGGCGGTGGGGGCGATGAGCGAGCCGATGGTGAGCCATGACTGCGTCGCCTTCCACCTGCTGTCGGAGGAGGTCTCCCGGCACGTCAAGGTCGTGCAGTCCGGCCAGGGCGCCGACGAGGTGTTCGCCGGCTACAGCTGGTACCCGCCGCTGGCCGGCCTGCCGCGCGAGGAGGCCGCCGCCACGTACGCCAGGGAGTTCTTCGACCGGCCGCACGGGGCGCTGGCCGAGGTCCTGGCGCCGGACTATCTGGCGGACGAGGACGTCAGCGGCGAGTTCGTCCGGCGCCACCTCGCGACGCCCGGCGCCGACACCGCGCTCGACGCGGTGCTGCGCCTGGACACCTCCGTCATGCTCGTCGACGATCCGGTCAAGCGCGTGGACAACATGACGATGGCCTACGGGCTGGAGGCCCGGACGCCGTTCCTCGACCACGAGCTGGTCGAGCTGGCGGCCGCCTGCCCTCCCGAGCTCAAGCTCGCCTCGGGCGGCAAGGGCGTGCTGAAGGACGCCTCCCGCAAGCTGCTGCCCGCCGAGGTCATCGACCGGCCCAAGGGATACTTCCCGGTCCCCGCCATCCGGCACATCCACGGGCCCTTCCTGGAGCTCGTCCGCGACGCGCTGACCGGACAGGCCGCGCGGTCCCGCGGCCTGTTCAACCGGCCTTACGTGGACAGGCTCCTCGCGGCGCCCGACGAGCACCGGACGACCCTGGGGGCCAACGCGTTGTGGCAGCTCGGGCTGCTGGAGCTGTGGCTGCAAGCCCAGGGAGTCCGATGA
- a CDS encoding DUF2264 domain-containing protein, with amino-acid sequence MKRSAASAETPQIHPAGRPITGRGAEDPLPAPGTGPAGPHDREGMVRLLRELTDPLIPRFSPGRARLRLGDNAAHYPDAAAELEAFARPLWGLGPLAAGGGTFEHWELWRRGLAAGTDPGHEEFWGAVTDVDQRLVETAAIGLALAVAPEAVWDPLSGRERDDLAAWLLHAITAEPADNNWQFFPVMVGLGLDRVGVRFDPAPNTARLDRLESFALGGGWYSDGPTDQRDYYVPFAMHYYGLVYAALAGEGDPGRARRLRERAAAFALDFQHWFASDGAAVPFGRSLTYRFAQGAFWGALAFADVEALPWGTVKGHLMRHLRWWMERPIRDSAGLLTLGYGYAQPALAEQYNAPGSPYWALKAFLPLAVPAEHPFWTAPEHPARELPPVSTQPEAGVALMRCEEGRQVIMLSARQHHTWVRHGAAKYAKFAYSTFFGFSVPSGSWGLEQGAFDSTLALSDDGVHWRPCEVTRDATARDGLLHTRWAPWPDVEIETWLIARPPWHLRVHRLRSGRDLLSAEGAFAVNRDSPARRSAAGPGHARLDSPSGLCVIEDLGGARAGRLVRALPGTNVLAPRTVIPTLAGGHGPGEHWLACAVLGLAEAPPGAEWPEPPGREAIPDLPGGGPTR; translated from the coding sequence TTGAAACGATCAGCCGCGTCAGCGGAGACACCACAGATCCACCCCGCAGGGAGGCCGATCACCGGCCGGGGCGCGGAGGACCCCCTCCCCGCCCCGGGGACGGGACCGGCCGGGCCGCACGACCGCGAAGGCATGGTCCGGCTCCTGCGGGAGCTGACCGACCCGCTGATCCCCCGTTTCAGTCCCGGCCGCGCGCGCCTGCGGCTCGGGGACAACGCCGCCCACTACCCCGACGCGGCCGCCGAGCTGGAGGCGTTCGCCCGGCCGCTGTGGGGGCTGGGACCGCTCGCGGCCGGCGGGGGGACGTTCGAGCACTGGGAGCTGTGGCGCCGCGGGCTCGCGGCCGGCACCGACCCGGGGCACGAGGAGTTCTGGGGGGCGGTCACCGACGTCGACCAGCGGCTGGTGGAGACCGCCGCGATCGGGCTGGCCCTGGCCGTCGCGCCGGAGGCCGTGTGGGATCCGCTGAGCGGCCGGGAGCGGGACGACCTCGCCGCCTGGCTGCTGCACGCGATCACCGCCGAGCCCGCCGACAACAACTGGCAGTTCTTCCCCGTCATGGTGGGACTCGGCCTGGACCGCGTCGGCGTCCGCTTCGACCCCGCGCCCAACACCGCCCGCCTGGACCGCCTGGAGTCCTTCGCGCTCGGCGGGGGCTGGTACAGCGACGGCCCCACCGACCAGCGCGACTACTACGTCCCCTTCGCGATGCACTACTACGGCCTGGTCTACGCCGCCCTCGCCGGGGAGGGCGATCCCGGCCGCGCCCGGCGCCTCCGCGAGCGGGCGGCGGCCTTCGCCCTCGACTTCCAGCACTGGTTCGCCTCGGACGGCGCCGCCGTGCCCTTCGGCCGGAGCCTCACCTACCGCTTCGCCCAGGGGGCCTTCTGGGGCGCCCTCGCCTTCGCCGACGTCGAGGCCCTGCCGTGGGGGACGGTGAAAGGCCATCTGATGCGGCATCTGCGCTGGTGGATGGAGCGGCCGATCCGCGACTCCGCAGGCCTGCTCACGCTCGGGTACGGCTACGCCCAGCCCGCGCTCGCCGAGCAGTACAACGCCCCCGGCTCCCCCTACTGGGCGCTGAAGGCCTTCCTGCCGCTGGCGGTGCCCGCCGAGCACCCCTTCTGGACGGCCCCGGAGCACCCCGCGCGGGAGCTCCCGCCGGTCAGCACCCAGCCGGAGGCGGGCGTCGCGCTGATGCGGTGCGAGGAGGGCCGCCAGGTGATCATGCTGAGCGCGCGGCAGCACCACACGTGGGTCCGCCACGGTGCGGCGAAGTACGCCAAGTTCGCCTACTCGACCTTCTTCGGATTCAGCGTGCCGAGCGGCTCGTGGGGGCTTGAGCAGGGCGCGTTCGACAGCACCCTGGCGCTGAGCGACGACGGAGTGCACTGGCGGCCGTGCGAGGTGACGCGGGACGCCACGGCGCGCGACGGCCTGCTCCACACGCGATGGGCGCCGTGGCCGGACGTGGAGATCGAGACCTGGCTGATCGCCCGCCCACCGTGGCACCTGCGGGTGCACCGGCTGCGGTCGGGACGCGACCTCCTGTCCGCCGAGGGCGCGTTCGCGGTGAACCGCGACTCGCCCGCGCGCCGCTCCGCCGCGGGGCCGGGCCACGCCCGCCTCGACTCCCCCTCCGGGCTGTGCGTGATCGAGGACCTCGGCGGGGCGCGGGCCGGACGGCTTGTGCGGGCCCTGCCCGGCACCAACGTCCTCGCTCCGCGCACGGTGATCCCCACACTGGCCGGCGGGCACGGCCCGGGTGAGCACTGGCTGGCATGCGCGGTGCTGGGCCTGGCGGAGGCCCCACCGGGGGCGGAGTGGCCCGAGCCGCCCGGCCGGGAGGCGATCCCGGACCTCCCCGGCGGCGGCCCCACCAGGTGA